Proteins co-encoded in one Cynocephalus volans isolate mCynVol1 chromosome 11, mCynVol1.pri, whole genome shotgun sequence genomic window:
- the CXCR6 gene encoding C-X-C chemokine receptor type 6 has protein sequence MEEHDYEDPGFFNISNDSSQEHKRFLQFSKFFLPCIYMVVFICGLVGNSLVLVIYIFYQKLKSLTDVFLMNLPLADLVFVCTLPFWAYAGIHEWVFGRVMCKILLGIYTMNFYTSMLILTCITVDRFIAVVQATKAYNQQAKRMAWGKVICFIIWMISLLVSLPQIIYGNVLYFDRLICNYHNEEISTVVLATQMTLGFFLPLFAMIVCYSVIIKTLLHARGFQKHKSLKIIFLVVAVFLLTQTPFNLVKLIRSTSWEYDAMTSFNYAIIVTEAVAYLRACLNPVLYAFVGLKFRKNFWKLVKDVGCLPYLGVSNQWKSSEDNSKTCSASHNVEATSMFQL, from the coding sequence ATGGAAGAGCATGACTACGAAGACCCTGGGTTCTTCAACATTTCCAACGACAGCAGCCAGGAGCATAAACGCTTCCTGCAGTTCAGCAAGTTCTTTCTGCCTTGCATATACATGGTGGTGTTCATCTGTGGCCTGGTAGGGAACTCCCTGGTGCTGGTCATATACATCTTCTACCAGAAGCTGAAGAGCCTGACAGATGTGTTTCTGATGAACCTGCCCCTGGCTGACCTGGTGTTTGTCTGCACTCTGCCCTTCTGGGCCTATGCAGGCATCCATGAGTGGGTCTTTGGCAGGGTCATGTGCAAGATCCTACTGGGCATCTATACTATGAACTTCTACACATCTATGCTCATCCTCACCTGCATCACTGTGGATCGTTTCATTGCAGTGGTTCAGGCCACCAAGGCCTACAACCAGCAGGCCAAGCGGATGGCCTGGGGCAAGGTCATCTGCTTCATCATCTGGATGATCTCCTTGCTGGTTTCCTTGCCACAGATCATCTACGGCAATGTCCTTTATTTTGACAGGCTAATCTGTAATTACCACAATGAGGAGATTTCTACCGTGGTTCTAGCTACCCAGATGACACTGGGGTTCTTCCTGCCACTGTTTGCCATGATTGTCTGCTACTCAGTCATAATCAAGACCCTGCTTCATGCTCGAGGCTTCCAGAAGCACAAATCTCTAAAGATCATCTTCCTGGTGGTGGCTGTGTTCCTGTTGACCCAGACTCCCTTTAACCTCGTGAAGCTCATCCGCAGCACAAGCTGGGAGTACGATGCCATGACCAGCTTTAATTATGCCATCATAGTGACGGAGGCTGTTGCCTACCTGCGGGCCTGCCTAAACCCTGTGCTCTATGCCTTTGTTGGCCTGAAGTTTAGGAAGAACTTCTGGAAGCTTGTGAAGGACGTGGGCTGCCTCCCTTACCTGGGGGTCTCAAATCAATGGAAGTCTTCTGAGGACAATTCCAAGACTTGTTCTGCCTCCCACAATGTGGAGGCCACAAGCATGTTCCAGCTGTAG